A section of the Pseudomonas tritici genome encodes:
- a CDS encoding c-type cytochrome, with product MKIVFIASLGILSLAHTSLAFADNTNGRNLYVQRCAMCHGADIKGTGPLANKSNPPTPDLTTAAFKKRLHDYPGVIVSSIILRPNGDLIPRTLRENGVKLPPFTWRVNDFRDLNQYMGEVIAKSR from the coding sequence ATGAAAATAGTGTTCATCGCTTCGCTCGGCATTTTATCGCTGGCACACACATCCCTGGCCTTCGCAGATAACACCAACGGACGAAATCTCTATGTGCAGCGCTGTGCGATGTGCCACGGAGCGGATATCAAAGGTACTGGGCCACTGGCCAATAAAAGCAACCCGCCTACACCTGACCTGACAACAGCCGCTTTCAAAAAGCGACTGCATGATTATCCGGGCGTGATCGTCTCTTCGATCATACTTCGCCCCAATGGAGACTTGATCCCCAGAACGTTGCGAGAGAACGGCGTAAAGCTACCGCCGTTCACTTGGAGGGTTAACGATTTCCGCGATTTGAATCAATACATGGGCGAAGTGATTGCCAAGAGTCGATGA
- the gspD gene encoding type II secretion system secretin GspD, whose product MIDTFPGALRTTVFCLATAVSLGGCGTFPEHLDPDEALLHEAMQGTGSQRPPVDPASEQAPVDSGQPQAKTPPQRQLIRGNQQFVRAPAAAPARKEEGSGDIVFNFADQPIEAVINSVMGDLLHENYSIAQGVKGNVSFSTSKPVNKQQALSILETLLSWTDNAMIKQGNRYVILPANQAVAGKLVPEMRVSQPSSGLSARLFPLRYISATEMQKLLKPFARENAFLLVDPARNVLSLAGTPEELANYQDTIDTFDVDWLKGMSVGVFGLQRASVAELMPELQKMFGPDSGMPLAGMVRFLPIERTNSVVAISSQPQYLSEVGDWIHTIDEGGGNEPQMYVYDVRNMKATDLAKYLRQIYGTGAIKDDTPAKVAPGLRTATLSSPGTNSTSGSTPGGLSNNLNNSQPAADDEDQEPEAEQDSAEQGMGEDAPAKSLDAGTRITAQKSSNQLLVRTRPVQWKEIESAIKRLDNPPLQVQIETRILEVKLTGELDLGVQWYLGRLAGNSTSTTVGNTAGSQGALGGGGAGLGAADSLFYSFVSSNLQVALHALETNGRTQVLSAPSLVVMNNQPAQIQVGDNIPISQTTVNTGTSDTTLSSVEYVQTGVILDVVPRINPGGLVYMDIQQQVSDAQDQASSSNDTQTNPRISTRSVSTQVAVQSGQTVLLGGLIKQDNAESVSAVPYLGKIPGLRWLFGNTSKSKDRTELIVLITPRVITSSSQARQVTDDYRQQMQLLKPAN is encoded by the coding sequence TTGATCGATACCTTCCCCGGCGCTTTGCGCACCACCGTGTTTTGCCTGGCTACCGCCGTTTCCCTCGGTGGCTGCGGGACATTTCCTGAGCACCTCGACCCGGACGAAGCCCTGTTGCACGAGGCGATGCAAGGCACTGGTTCGCAACGCCCGCCAGTGGACCCGGCCAGCGAACAGGCCCCGGTCGACAGCGGCCAACCCCAGGCGAAGACGCCCCCTCAACGCCAGTTGATTCGTGGCAATCAGCAGTTCGTGCGCGCGCCGGCAGCAGCGCCGGCAAGGAAGGAGGAGGGCAGCGGTGACATCGTGTTCAACTTCGCCGACCAGCCGATCGAAGCGGTGATCAACAGCGTGATGGGCGACCTGCTGCACGAAAACTACAGCATCGCCCAGGGTGTGAAAGGCAACGTCAGCTTTTCCACCTCCAAACCGGTGAACAAGCAACAGGCCTTGTCGATTCTGGAAACCCTGTTGTCGTGGACCGACAACGCGATGATCAAGCAAGGCAACCGCTACGTGATCCTGCCCGCCAACCAGGCGGTGGCGGGCAAGCTGGTGCCAGAGATGCGCGTGTCGCAGCCGTCCAGCGGCCTGTCGGCGCGGCTGTTTCCGCTGCGCTATATCTCGGCCACCGAGATGCAGAAACTGCTCAAGCCGTTCGCCCGCGAAAATGCATTCTTGTTGGTCGACCCGGCGCGCAATGTGCTGAGCCTGGCCGGCACCCCGGAGGAACTGGCCAACTACCAGGACACCATCGACACCTTTGATGTGGACTGGCTCAAGGGCATGTCGGTGGGCGTGTTCGGCCTGCAACGTGCGTCGGTGGCCGAGCTGATGCCCGAGCTGCAGAAAATGTTCGGGCCCGACAGCGGCATGCCCCTGGCGGGCATGGTGCGGTTCCTGCCGATCGAGCGGACCAACTCGGTGGTCGCGATCTCGTCACAGCCGCAGTACCTCAGTGAAGTGGGTGACTGGATTCACACCATCGATGAAGGCGGCGGCAACGAGCCGCAGATGTACGTCTACGATGTGCGCAATATGAAGGCCACCGACCTCGCCAAGTACCTGCGGCAGATCTACGGCACGGGCGCGATCAAGGATGACACGCCGGCCAAGGTTGCCCCCGGTTTGCGCACGGCGACCCTGTCTTCGCCGGGCACCAACAGCACGTCCGGCAGCACGCCTGGTGGCCTGAGTAACAACCTGAATAACAGCCAGCCCGCCGCTGATGATGAGGATCAGGAACCGGAAGCCGAGCAGGACAGCGCCGAGCAGGGCATGGGCGAAGACGCTCCGGCCAAAAGCCTCGACGCCGGCACCCGCATCACCGCGCAGAAAAGCAGTAACCAACTGCTGGTACGCACGCGCCCGGTGCAGTGGAAAGAGATTGAATCGGCGATCAAACGTCTCGACAACCCGCCGCTGCAAGTGCAGATCGAGACGCGCATCCTCGAAGTCAAGCTTACCGGCGAACTGGACCTTGGCGTGCAGTGGTACCTGGGCCGCCTGGCCGGCAATTCCACCAGCACCACCGTGGGCAACACCGCCGGCAGCCAGGGCGCCCTTGGCGGTGGCGGCGCGGGCCTGGGGGCAGCGGACTCGTTGTTCTACTCCTTTGTCAGCTCCAACCTGCAAGTCGCCTTGCACGCCCTCGAAACCAACGGCCGCACCCAAGTGCTGTCGGCGCCGTCGCTGGTGGTGATGAACAACCAGCCGGCGCAGATTCAGGTGGGCGACAACATTCCCATCAGCCAGACCACGGTCAACACCGGCACCTCCGACACCACCTTGAGCAGCGTTGAATATGTGCAGACCGGGGTGATCCTCGACGTCGTGCCGCGGATCAATCCGGGTGGCCTGGTGTACATGGATATTCAGCAGCAGGTCAGTGATGCGCAGGATCAGGCGTCGTCGAGTAATGACACGCAGACTAATCCGCGTATTTCCACGCGGTCGGTGTCGACTCAGGTGGCCGTGCAGAGTGGGCAGACGGTGCTGCTGGGGGGGTTGATCAAGCAGGACAATGCGGAGTCGGTGAGTGCGGTGCCGTATCTGGGGAAGATTCCGGGGTTGCGGTGGTTGTTTGGGAATACCAGTAAGTCCAAGGATCGGACCGAGTTGATTGTGCTTATTACTCCGCGGGTCATCACCAGTAGCAGCCAGGCGCGGCAGGTGACGGATGATTATCGGCAGCAGATGCAGTTGTTGAAGCCGGCTAACTGA
- a CDS encoding general secretion pathway protein GspN, producing MIPALRPLEWLLLGVSALLGLLMVGILSSIGDAPQWLPPPDPDARANTSANALVAPSATLESLAGTWQAPLFSPDRSPDRAVGQAAVSSLSSLTLTGIVLEGNLRVALLKRSDGPPLKVHQDQTLPNGWRLEQLTPREARFVLDGRTQTLSLRAPRLPAPSTTPPITLPHESAP from the coding sequence ATGATCCCTGCATTGCGTCCTCTGGAATGGCTGTTGCTCGGTGTGTCCGCGCTGCTCGGCCTGTTGATGGTCGGCATCCTCAGCAGCATTGGCGATGCGCCGCAGTGGTTGCCGCCGCCTGACCCTGATGCGCGCGCCAACACCTCGGCCAACGCGCTGGTGGCCCCGAGTGCGACCCTGGAAAGCCTCGCCGGCACCTGGCAAGCCCCCTTGTTCAGCCCCGACCGCAGCCCTGATCGCGCGGTCGGCCAGGCGGCCGTCTCCAGCCTGTCGAGCCTGACGCTGACCGGCATCGTCCTGGAGGGCAACCTGCGCGTTGCACTGCTCAAACGCAGCGACGGCCCGCCGCTGAAAGTCCACCAGGACCAGACCCTGCCCAACGGCTGGCGCCTGGAACAACTGACACCCCGCGAAGCGCGCTTTGTGCTTGACGGCCGCACGCAGACCCTGAGCCTGCGCGCGCCGCGTTTGCCCGCGCCGTCCACGACACCCCCGATTACCCTTCCTCACGAGTCCGCCCCTTGA
- the gspM gene encoding type II secretion system protein GspM, with the protein MRRPLTPRERRGAALIGLALVLGLGYWLLIDSWFAGPLRDMGEQAEQLREQQQRYAGVLRQGASLRQQLELARQDPASSTSLLPGDDPSAVAADLMQRIADLINSRAGLGGGCSLTQRMPITPEQDDAEPYRQVKVSLTLNCAIEPLTAILHELEYQRPFLFVDEMSIRRPPNAPASGGAGQLIVHLLVRGYLQPAAAQQVRQ; encoded by the coding sequence ATGCGCCGACCACTGACACCCCGTGAACGCCGTGGCGCCGCCCTGATCGGCCTGGCCCTGGTGCTCGGCCTCGGTTATTGGCTGTTGATCGACAGCTGGTTCGCCGGTCCCTTGCGCGACATGGGCGAGCAGGCCGAGCAGCTACGTGAGCAACAACAACGCTACGCCGGCGTGTTGCGCCAGGGCGCCAGCCTGCGCCAACAGCTTGAGCTCGCACGGCAGGACCCGGCCAGTAGCACCAGCCTGTTGCCCGGCGATGACCCCAGCGCCGTCGCGGCCGACCTGATGCAGCGCATCGCCGACCTGATCAACAGCCGCGCCGGCCTCGGTGGCGGCTGCAGCCTGACCCAACGCATGCCCATCACCCCGGAGCAGGATGACGCCGAGCCGTATCGCCAGGTCAAAGTCAGCCTGACCCTCAACTGCGCCATCGAACCCTTGACCGCGATCCTGCATGAACTGGAGTACCAGCGGCCGTTCCTGTTTGTCGATGAGATGAGTATCCGCCGCCCGCCCAACGCACCTGCCAGTGGCGGTGCCGGCCAGCTGATCGTGCATTTGCTGGTGCGCGGCTACCTGCAGCCGGCCGCCGCACAGCAGGTGCGCCAATGA
- a CDS encoding type II secretion system protein GspL, whose translation MNDHLTARLQWLTEPITQRWRGSLLQLGWRLWLKELRGCLPAWLSLQDIPEHCYRWPLTAPVAKPAGEARQVLLLAPDAVLVQTLQLPPAAARNLATVVGYELDRYTPFDAAQLYFVARQERRTPTHVHVTLVAILRERLDPILNECAALGLHPHAVDVDAGTGTPMGIDLLPAPLRPRQRPEGKGLQRSLPWLCGALVIAAMLLWLNDRQRVLEAMQHSVREQKAQVAEVQALRQQLLTTRGAAQYLIRRKAAQPPLSALLNELTACLPSDTWIDQLEVNDGADVSFSGQSAKASALITRIKNCHSLENAQFEGVIQPDAQTGKDQFSLRAHLHQEAADAPTTDTP comes from the coding sequence ATGAACGATCACTTAACCGCACGGCTTCAATGGCTGACGGAGCCCATCACCCAACGCTGGCGCGGCAGCCTGCTGCAACTGGGCTGGCGCCTGTGGCTCAAGGAACTGCGTGGCTGCCTGCCGGCGTGGCTGTCGCTGCAGGACATTCCCGAGCACTGCTATCGCTGGCCGTTGACCGCACCCGTGGCAAAACCCGCTGGCGAAGCACGCCAGGTGTTGCTGCTCGCACCCGATGCGGTGCTGGTGCAAACCCTGCAATTGCCCCCGGCGGCAGCGCGCAACCTGGCGACGGTGGTCGGTTATGAGCTGGACCGCTATACCCCGTTCGACGCCGCCCAACTGTACTTCGTCGCGCGCCAGGAACGCCGTACACCCACGCACGTGCACGTCACGCTGGTGGCGATCCTGCGTGAGCGCCTGGACCCGATTCTCAATGAGTGTGCGGCCCTCGGATTGCACCCCCACGCGGTGGATGTGGACGCAGGCACAGGCACGCCCATGGGCATCGACTTGCTGCCGGCACCCTTGCGCCCGCGCCAGCGCCCAGAGGGCAAGGGCTTGCAGCGCAGCCTGCCGTGGCTGTGCGGTGCCTTGGTGATTGCCGCGATGCTGCTGTGGCTCAACGACCGCCAGCGCGTGCTGGAGGCCATGCAGCACAGCGTGCGCGAGCAGAAAGCCCAGGTTGCCGAGGTCCAGGCCCTGCGCCAGCAACTGCTCACGACACGTGGTGCGGCGCAGTACCTGATCCGCCGCAAGGCAGCCCAACCGCCGTTGTCGGCGCTGCTCAACGAGCTGACCGCTTGCCTGCCATCCGACACCTGGATCGACCAGTTGGAGGTCAACGACGGCGCCGACGTGTCCTTCTCCGGGCAAAGCGCCAAGGCCAGCGCCTTGATCACACGGATCAAGAACTGCCACAGCCTGGAAAACGCCCAGTTCGAAGGGGTGATTCAACCCGATGCGCAAACCGGCAAGGATCAGTTTTCCTTGCGCGCCCACCTGCACCAGGAGGCCGCCGATGCGCCGACCACTGACACCCCGTGA
- a CDS encoding general secretion pathway protein GspK translates to MIRHQRGVALLLVLWVLALLSLLLGGLAGWVQLETRQAAWHRQHTQAVLAAEAGVALAMQGLADPMQRKQWVADGREIPLVFDDAQLHVSLHSERGKLYLNSAEVADFARLALACGATQTQANQLARDLDVRRNQGLAPFRVVEELRQLPGMTQALYSALVPEISLWSGLDRPDPAFASALMRRALNLPHQSAVGADPGEVLVVSSRVQRPGGYHARLQATVLLSPAQGSAQPYRVLRWQE, encoded by the coding sequence ATGATCAGGCATCAGCGTGGCGTGGCCCTGTTGCTGGTGCTGTGGGTGCTGGCGTTGCTCAGCCTGTTGCTGGGCGGCCTGGCCGGCTGGGTGCAACTGGAAACGCGCCAGGCCGCCTGGCACCGCCAGCACACCCAGGCCGTGTTGGCCGCCGAGGCAGGCGTGGCGCTTGCGATGCAAGGGCTGGCCGACCCGATGCAACGTAAGCAGTGGGTGGCCGACGGGCGAGAAATCCCGCTGGTGTTTGACGATGCACAGCTGCACGTGAGCCTGCACAGCGAGCGCGGCAAGTTGTACTTGAACAGCGCCGAGGTCGCCGACTTCGCCCGCCTGGCCCTGGCCTGCGGTGCCACCCAAACCCAGGCCAACCAGCTCGCCAGGGACTTGGACGTGCGGCGCAACCAAGGCCTGGCGCCGTTTCGGGTAGTCGAAGAACTGCGGCAACTGCCGGGCATGACCCAGGCGCTGTACAGCGCACTGGTGCCCGAGATCAGCCTGTGGAGCGGCCTGGATCGGCCTGATCCGGCGTTCGCCAGTGCTTTGATGCGCCGCGCGCTGAACCTGCCGCACCAGAGCGCGGTAGGAGCCGACCCCGGCGAAGTGCTGGTGGTCAGCAGCCGCGTGCAACGGCCCGGCGGTTACCACGCCCGATTGCAAGCCACGGTGTTATTGAGCCCCGCGCAAGGCAGCGCACAACCTTATCGAGTCCTACGTTGGCAAGAATGA
- a CDS encoding prepilin-type N-terminal cleavage/methylation domain-containing protein — MKPRQQGFTLLEIMIVLSLLGVLLVLVGGALLGANRAVLKAQRYTVSLDEMRAAQQFLRTSISEALPLDVTEDDSQTDGFFAGGPQRMQFVATLPGVLGGGIQRFTLQLAGAEAQRDLQVAFAQFESAAQVSVPASRSEPQVLLKGVEDLQFSYRGLSPKGQATGWISEWPWTKRLPYAVRIAARVNGPVPWVTQVVALRLNLSGGAPE, encoded by the coding sequence GTGAAGCCGCGTCAGCAGGGCTTCACCTTGCTCGAGATCATGATCGTGCTGAGCTTGCTGGGCGTCTTGCTGGTGCTGGTCGGCGGCGCGTTGCTGGGGGCCAATCGTGCGGTGCTCAAGGCGCAGCGCTACACGGTCAGCCTGGATGAAATGCGCGCCGCGCAGCAGTTTTTGCGTACCTCCATCAGCGAGGCGCTGCCCTTGGACGTCACCGAGGACGACAGCCAGACCGATGGGTTTTTCGCCGGTGGCCCGCAGCGCATGCAGTTTGTCGCGACCTTGCCCGGCGTGCTCGGTGGCGGGATCCAGCGCTTCACCTTGCAGTTGGCCGGCGCCGAGGCGCAGCGCGATTTGCAGGTGGCGTTCGCGCAGTTTGAGTCTGCGGCGCAGGTCAGCGTGCCGGCCTCGCGCAGTGAGCCGCAGGTGTTGTTGAAGGGGGTCGAGGACCTGCAATTCAGCTACCGCGGCCTGTCGCCCAAGGGCCAAGCCACCGGCTGGATCAGCGAGTGGCCGTGGACCAAGCGCTTGCCGTATGCGGTGCGCATCGCGGCCCGTGTGAATGGACCGGTGCCCTGGGTGACCCAAGTGGTTGCGTTGCGCTTGAACCTGTCGGGCGGGGCACCGGAATGA
- a CDS encoding type II secretion system protein, which produces MKHQGGFTLLEMLAALTLMAICSSVLLVAFGQSARSLLQVAHSDRLTHAAVSVLDQEAAGPLANGVRHGDLDGVAWQLRIAQQPTRIGQPQLFRLDLSVSEGPRNASFSTLKLRAASDKAGL; this is translated from the coding sequence ATGAAGCACCAGGGCGGTTTCACGTTGCTGGAGATGCTCGCCGCGCTGACGCTCATGGCGATCTGCAGCAGCGTGCTGCTGGTTGCGTTCGGCCAGAGCGCGCGGTCGCTGTTGCAGGTTGCCCATAGCGACCGGCTTACCCACGCCGCCGTCAGCGTGCTGGACCAGGAAGCGGCGGGGCCGCTGGCCAATGGTGTGCGCCACGGCGATCTGGACGGCGTCGCCTGGCAATTGCGCATTGCCCAGCAGCCCACCCGTATCGGCCAGCCACAGCTGTTTCGCCTCGACCTCAGCGTCAGTGAAGGCCCGCGCAACGCCAGTTTCAGTACCTTGAAACTGCGCGCAGCCAGCGACAAGGCAGGCCTGTGA
- a CDS encoding type II secretion system protein yields the protein MISPQRGFTLLEMLVVIVLISIAAGLVGFGLQQGLRAAKERQAVGQMVEALRATRARAIVSGSTEQTLFDLHALSFQAPGRPLKHWPADLQVTLHTAEHAGAAIEFYPDGSSTGGNLLLTNGSRRWRIDIGWLTGSVQSKALP from the coding sequence ATGATCAGCCCCCAACGCGGCTTTACCCTCCTGGAAATGCTGGTGGTGATCGTTTTGATCAGCATCGCGGCCGGGTTGGTGGGGTTTGGCCTGCAACAAGGCCTGCGTGCGGCGAAAGAGCGCCAGGCCGTGGGGCAGATGGTCGAGGCCTTGCGGGCCACGCGGGCGCGGGCGATTGTCAGCGGCAGTACAGAACAAACCCTGTTCGACCTGCACGCGTTGAGCTTCCAGGCGCCGGGTCGACCGTTGAAACACTGGCCGGCCGACCTGCAAGTGACCCTGCACACCGCTGAGCACGCAGGCGCCGCGATCGAGTTCTACCCCGATGGCAGTTCCACCGGCGGCAACCTGCTGCTGACCAATGGCAGCCGGCGTTGGCGCATCGATATCGGCTGGCTGACCGGCAGCGTGCAGTCCAAGGCGCTGCCATGA
- the gspG gene encoding type II secretion system major pseudopilin GspG: MRHTRFKPARRQGGFTLLEMLAVIVLLGIVATIVVRQVGGNVDKGKYGAGKAQLASLSMKIESYGLDVGSPPKTLQQLVDKPGNSAGWAGPYAKPSDLKDPFGHAFGYRFPGEHGAFDLIFYGQDGQPGGEGYSADLGNWE, from the coding sequence ATGCGCCATACCCGATTCAAGCCCGCCCGCCGCCAGGGCGGTTTTACCTTGCTGGAAATGCTCGCGGTGATCGTGCTGCTGGGCATCGTCGCGACCATCGTGGTGCGCCAGGTCGGCGGCAATGTGGACAAGGGCAAATACGGCGCGGGCAAGGCGCAGCTCGCCAGCCTGAGCATGAAGATCGAAAGCTATGGCCTGGACGTCGGTTCGCCGCCCAAGACCCTGCAGCAGTTGGTCGACAAACCCGGCAACAGCGCCGGCTGGGCCGGGCCGTACGCCAAGCCGTCAGACCTCAAAGACCCGTTCGGCCATGCCTTCGGCTACCGCTTCCCCGGTGAACACGGCGCCTTTGACCTGATCTTCTACGGTCAGGACGGCCAACCCGGCGGCGAAGGCTACAGCGCCGACCTGGGCAACTGGGAATAA